In Candidatus Manganitrophus morganii, the genomic window CCGTCGAGGGGGGGACGGCCGCGATGTGTTACATTTTCGATTCGCTCATGCTCAATCACCTCCTGCACCAGGGAGACACGATCGCGCTCGGGGTCCCCACCTTCACACCGTACATCGAGATCCCGCATTTCGACCGCTATTCCTTCGAAGTGCTGAACATCGACGCCGGTGTGGAAAGACGCCCCGACGGAACCCATACGTGGCAGTATGCCGACGCAGAGATCGACAAGCTCGCGGACAAGCGGATCAAGGCCTTTTTCCTGGTCAACCCGAGCAACCCGCCGTCCTATGCCATGCGCCCAAGCAGCGTGAATCGGCTCGTTAACCTGGTGAAAACCAAACGACCCGACCTGATCATCATCACCGATGATGTTTACGCCACCTTCGTGCCTGGGTTCCGGTCGTTGATGGCCGAATTGCCGCAGAACACCATCGGCGTCTATTCCTATTCGAAGCATTTCGGCGCCACCGGCTGGCGGCTCGGGGTCGTCGCCATTCACCAGAACAACATCTTCGACCGGATGCTGGCGAAACTCTCCGCCAAAGAGCGCGCCGCGCTCAACCGCCGGTACAGCAGCATCACGCTGACGCCGGAGAAACTGAAGTTCATCGACCGGATGGTCGCCGACAGCCGCCAAGTCGCCTTAAACCACACCGCCGGCCTGTCGCTTCCCCAACAGATCCAGATGTCTCTTTTCTCCCTCTTCGCGCTCCTCGACACGGCCGACAGCTACAAAACGCTCTGCCAGCTGGTTGTGCGTCGGCGGTACAAGGCGCTCTGGGACGGCGTCGGTCTCTCACCCCCCCCCGATGAGAACCGGGCCTCCTATTACGCCGAACTCGACCTCATGGTCTGGGCCGAGAAGGAATATGGCCCCGATTTCGTGAAATTTCTCCGGAACAACTACGAATGCATCGACGTTCTCTTCCGCCTGGCGCAAAAGTCGGGGGTCGTGCTGCTGCACGGCGGCGGCTTTGCAGGGCCCGACTGGTCGGTCCGCGTCTCCCTCGCCAACCTCCCGGAGGAGACCTATCCGAAGATCGGCCAGTTCCTCCGGGAGACGGCCGAGGACTACGTGAGGGAATGGAGGGGATCGCAAAAAGGGAAAGAGGGGAGAGGAACCAAAAAAGGGAACCACCCTGGACGGGCCGGAAAATTACGCCTAGTTCACAAGAGGAGGATCAACCGATGAGACATCATACGCGTCCAATCAAATTATTCCTGCCGATGATGGCATTGCTTCTGGCGTTGGCCCCCGCCGCCTACGCCAAGCCGAAGATCGTCCTGCTGGCGACCGGGGGGACCATTGCCGGTGTGCAACCGAAAGAGGGCGAACCCGGCTACAAGTCCGGCGAGGTCTCGGTCGACCAGCTCATCGAGGCGGTCCCCGAGATCAAGGAGATCGCCGATCTCACCGGCGAGCAGGTGGCCAACATCGGCAGCCAGACGATGACGAACGATGTCTGGGTGAAGCTCGCGCAGCGGACCAACGAGGTGCTGAAGGGGGATGCGGCGGGGGTGGTCATCACCCATGGCACCGATACCATGGAAGAGACCGGCTACTTTCTCAATCTCGTGGTGAAGAGCGAAAAGCCGGTGGTGTTGGTCGGCTCCATGCGGCCGGCGACGGCGATCAGCGCGGACGGTCCGGCCAATTTATACCAGGCGGTCGCGCTCGCCGCAAGCCCGGAGGCGAAGGGACGCGGGCCGCTGATCGTCATCAATGACGAAATCCACTATGCGCGCGAGGTTCAAAAAATAAACACCACCCAACTCGACGCATTCGAATCCCCCAATGCGGGCCGTGCCGGGATCTTCATCGGAGGCAAGCCCCATTTCTTACTTCCGAATGATGAGACCCACACCACGAAGAGCCCATTTTCCGTGGACGGGGTAAAGGCCGAGAGTTTGCCCCGGGTGGAGGTGGTCTACTCCTACGCCAACTTCGGCCGCGACTCGATCGATTTTCTGGTGCAAAAGGGGGTCAAGGGAATCGTCCTGGCCGGCGTAGGGGACGGCAATACGACCGATGAGGCGTTGGAAGGTTTGTCCGACGCCGCGAAGAAAGGAGTCGCCGTGGTTCGATCGACCCGGACCGGCAGCGGAATCGTCGCGCGCAACATGGAGGTCGACGACGACAAGCTCGGTCTGATCGCGTCGAATGAATTAAACCCGCAGAAGTCGCGGGTCCTGTTGATGTTGGCATTGACGCAGACCAAAGACCCGAAGAAACTCCAGGAAATTTTCAACACCTATTAATAAGGCGGTAAAAAAGTAGTTCGTTACTCTTAAAGTCGTCATTCCCGCGAAAGCGGGAATCCAGAAGCCATTCTAATGCCCTGGATTCCCGATTAAACATTCGGGAATGACGGATTCAGAGTTTTTTCAACACCCTTTTAGTCGAAGAGGAAACGACCGCCATGACCGAATGGTTTGTTTCAGCGTTGCGCGGAAATCCGGAGATCGCGCTGTTTCTTGCGATCGGCCTGGGATTCTGGATCGGATCGTGGAAGTTCGGCAATTTCAGTCTGGGAGGGGTCACCGGGTCGCTGATTGCGGCGCTGCTGATCGGCCAGGTGCATGTCGAGGTGCCGGGTCTGGTCAAGACGGTCCTCTTCATGCTCTTCCTGTTCGGCACCGGCTATTCCGTCGGTCCGCAGTTTTTCCGTTCCTTGAAAGGGGACGGCCTCCGTTCGCTCGCCTTCACGGTTGTGCATTGCGGCGTCGGGCTTGCCGTCGCCTATACGATGGCGCGACTGCTTCAACTCGATCTCGGCATGTCGGCCGGCCTCCTTTCGGGGGGGCTGACCCAATCGGCCGCGATGGGGACCGCGAGTGATGCGATCATGGCATTACCGCTGCCGGAGGCCGAGCGGCAGCGGCTCGTCAACCATATCGCCGTCGCCGATGCGATGACCTATCTCTTCGGCGTGATCGCTCCGATCGTCTTCCTCACGACCATTGCGCCGCGCCTGATGGGGATCGATCTCAAGGCCGAGGCGGCGGCGCTCGAATCGAAACTCGGGATCAAACGGGCCGCCCCCAACATCACCTCGGCCTATCAGCGGTTCGCCTTCCGCGCCCACCGCGTCGAAAACGCCGAATTCATCGGGAAACACATCGACGAGGTGGAGGTGATCCAGCCGGGCGGAAGAATGTTCGTCGAGCGGCTGCGCCGCGGCGACCGGATCCTTCCGGTCGATTCGAACACGCGGATCGAGCGGGGCGATATCCTGGTCCTCTATGGACGCCGGGAGCTCGTCCTCGACTTCGGGCCCCGCCTCGGTCCCGAAGTCGACGACCCGGAGCTGCTCGATTTTCCGATCCAGGTCGCCCGGGTCGTCATTACCAACCGGGAGATCACGGGACGGAGCTTCGGCGAGCTGGCGAGCTGGCCGGCGGGCCGCGGGGTCGGCGTGCGCGTCGTTCTACGCGGAGGTCAGGAGATCCCGATCTCCCCGGCAACCGTCCTCGATCGCGGGGATGTGGTTGAACTCATCGGACCCCAGCCGACGGTGGAGCGTGTCGCGCGCGAGATGGGCCAGATCGAAATCCACACGGCGAGCACTAACCTGATGCTGGTGGCGACCGCCATCGTCCTCGGGGCTTTCATCGGCCTTCCTTACCTGATGCTGGGAACGTTGAAACTGTCGCTGACGACCAGCGTCGGCGTTCTGGTGGCCGGTCTGGTCTTCGGCTGGTTGCACGCGGTGAGGCCTGCGATGGGAAAGATCCCCGACGCCTCGGTCAACCTGATGACGCAGCTTGGCCTGGCCGGATTCGTCGCGGTGGTCGGTCTGCACGCCGGGCCGATCTTCATCGACGCGATACAGGCGGCCGGTCCGCAACTGCTGATCGGCGGGGCGGCGGTGACGCTGATCCCCCTGTTCGTCGCCTTCTGGTTCGGTCGATACGTGTTGCGGATGCACCCCGTGCTTCTGATCGGCGCCATCGCCGGCACCCAGACCGTGGCGCCGGCGCTGATCGCGGTGCAGGAGAGGGCCGACAGTCAAACGCCGGTCCTCGGTTACACCGTCCCGTATGCGCTGGCCAACATCCTGCTCACCATGTGGGGCACGTTCATCGTATTGTTGCGTTCGCAGTTTGGATAAAAATGAAAGGAGCTATCCATGAAAAGCCAAAGATCGTTACGACGCACCGTTGTACTCATGATCTTCATGGTCGCGGTGTTGCCGATGTCACCGTTCCAGGCGATGGCCCGGGAGGTCTCCACCGATTCGGCCACCCTCAAACGCCTTGTGCAGGAGGCCTACGCCGAGTTCAAGGATGTGAAAGAAGGGAAGCCGGCCGACTATATCCCGGAGCTGGCCAAGGTGCCGCCCGATCTGTTCGGCGTCGTGATTGTGACGGCGGAAGGGGAAATCTATACCGCCGGCGACGTCGACCACCCCTTTACCATCCAATCGGTCTCCAAGCCGTTCACGGCGGCGCTCGTAATGCAGGAGCAGGGGGACGAGGCGATCGAGGAGAAGATCGGCGTCGAGCCGACCGGCCAGAAGTTCAATTCCATCCTCGCGACACAGATCATGGAGGACATCTCGGCCAATCCGCTGGTCAATTCCGGCGCCATCGCTGCGGTCAGCATGGTTAGGGCGAAGTCGGCCGGGGAGCGCTTCAACAAGATCCTTCATTTTTACGATCATTTCTCCGGAACCAAGCTGAAGGTGATCGAGGAGGTCTACAAATCCGAGGCGGCCACCAACCAGCGCAACCGGGCGCACGCCTACATCCTCGAAGCGGAGGAACGCATCTATTCCGATCCGATCGAAGCGGTCGACGTCTACACACGGCAATGCTCGATCGGGGTGACCGCCAAACAGCTGGCGGTGATGGGGGCGACGCTGGCGAACAACGGCGTCAACCCGATCACTCAGGAAAAAGTCCTCGACCCGAGTCATGTTCCGAAGGTACTCGCCCTGATGATGATGGCCGGTTTCTATGACGAATCGGGAGAATGGGCGTACACGGCGGGATTGCCGGCCAAGACCGGCGTCGGGGGGGGAATCGTCGCGGTGGTGCCCGGGAAAATGGCGATCGTCGGTTTCTCGCCGCGCGTGAACGACGCGGGCAACAGCGTCCGTTCCGCCAAGGCGATCGAGTACATCGCTCAGCGTCTCGGCGCGAATGTATTCGGCGGCTGATCATCACCCCGGTCGTGATCAATGACGGAACAATTCGATTAAGGAGCCAGGCCATGACAAAAAAAATCGCAATGATGATCGCATTGGCGGTCGGCCTCTTCGCCGCAGGCCTCCCTTTCTCCGCCGCGGAAGCGGCCGAAGGGCCGCCGGTAGATATTTATGGCTTTGTTCAGATGGATGCCATTTATGACTTCAACAGCGTCGATCCCAATTGGGAGGCGACCCTACGTCCCTCCAGGATCCCGGTGAATTGCTCGGGTCTCACCCCCGACGCCGGATGCGGGGAGGACGGGAATACCCTCTTCAGCGTTCGGCAGTCCCGCTTCGGCGCCATGGCCGATTTTCCGACCGACATCGGCCAGCTGCAGACAAAATTCGAATTCGACCTCTTCGGCGTCGGCGCGGATGAAGGTCAAACCACGATCCGCCTGCGCCACGCGTACGGAGAACTTGGGTCCTTCCTGGCCGGCCAGACGAACAGCCTCTTCATGGACGGGGATGTCTTTCCCAACACCATCGATTACTGGGGGCCGGGCGGCATGGTCTTCTTCCGGAACATCCAGTTCCGATGGACGCCGCTGAAAACCGATCATCAGAAATTCGCGGTGGCCCTGGAGAACCCCGGCTCCGCGCTCGATGTGGGGAACGCGGCCACGCCGGAAGGATGGGAGTCATGGAGTCGCGCTCCGGATATCACCGCGCAGTACCGCGTCGACCAGACCTGGGGGCATGCCCAGGTGGCCGGCATCGGCCGCTGGCTCGGGTATCAGAATCCGACCATCCCGACCGGAAGGAATTCCGGACATGAGCTCGGCGGCGGGGTCAATCTGAGCGGAAGCCTCAAGACCTTCGGCAAGAACAAGTTGATGGCCCAGGTCGCCTACGGCAGAGGCATCGCCGCCTACTTTAATGACTGCTGCACCGATCTTGCCCCCAACGGGGCTCTGACGGAAGGCGAGGCGGTGCCGCTGCTGGGGTGGCTTGTTTATTACGATCATTACTGGAGCGAACAGTGGAGCAGCTCTATCGGCTACAGCGCACAGAATCAAGACAATACGGATGGGCAGGCAGACGACGCCTTCAACAACGGGGCCTACGCCTCGGGAAACCTCCTCTGGTCCCCGACCAAGGAGGTCTTGATGGGGACCGAAGTGCTTTGGGGCCAACGCGAAAACAAGAATG contains:
- a CDS encoding bifunctional aspartate transaminase/aspartate 4-decarboxylase, which codes for MAAKRSNPTASRAEQRALLKLSPFELKDTLISLAAENEKESDIQMLNAGRGNPNWLCTTPREAFGTLLQFGIEESRREIDLPDAGRMPQKKGAATRFASFLETHKDAPGATLLSDAFNHGIKTLKFDPDTFAHELSEGIIGCMYPVPDRMLRCTERIVHEYLVRELCAGKPPAGRYDLFAVEGGTAAMCYIFDSLMLNHLLHQGDTIALGVPTFTPYIEIPHFDRYSFEVLNIDAGVERRPDGTHTWQYADAEIDKLADKRIKAFFLVNPSNPPSYAMRPSSVNRLVNLVKTKRPDLIIITDDVYATFVPGFRSLMAELPQNTIGVYSYSKHFGATGWRLGVVAIHQNNIFDRMLAKLSAKERAALNRRYSSITLTPEKLKFIDRMVADSRQVALNHTAGLSLPQQIQMSLFSLFALLDTADSYKTLCQLVVRRRYKALWDGVGLSPPPDENRASYYAELDLMVWAEKEYGPDFVKFLRNNYECIDVLFRLAQKSGVVLLHGGGFAGPDWSVRVSLANLPEETYPKIGQFLRETAEDYVREWRGSQKGKEGRGTKKGNHPGRAGKLRLVHKRRINR
- a CDS encoding type II asparaginase; translation: MRHHTRPIKLFLPMMALLLALAPAAYAKPKIVLLATGGTIAGVQPKEGEPGYKSGEVSVDQLIEAVPEIKEIADLTGEQVANIGSQTMTNDVWVKLAQRTNEVLKGDAAGVVITHGTDTMEETGYFLNLVVKSEKPVVLVGSMRPATAISADGPANLYQAVALAASPEAKGRGPLIVINDEIHYAREVQKINTTQLDAFESPNAGRAGIFIGGKPHFLLPNDETHTTKSPFSVDGVKAESLPRVEVVYSYANFGRDSIDFLVQKGVKGIVLAGVGDGNTTDEALEGLSDAAKKGVAVVRSTRTGSGIVARNMEVDDDKLGLIASNELNPQKSRVLLMLALTQTKDPKKLQEIFNTY
- the aspT gene encoding aspartate-alanine antiporter, which translates into the protein MTEWFVSALRGNPEIALFLAIGLGFWIGSWKFGNFSLGGVTGSLIAALLIGQVHVEVPGLVKTVLFMLFLFGTGYSVGPQFFRSLKGDGLRSLAFTVVHCGVGLAVAYTMARLLQLDLGMSAGLLSGGLTQSAAMGTASDAIMALPLPEAERQRLVNHIAVADAMTYLFGVIAPIVFLTTIAPRLMGIDLKAEAAALESKLGIKRAAPNITSAYQRFAFRAHRVENAEFIGKHIDEVEVIQPGGRMFVERLRRGDRILPVDSNTRIERGDILVLYGRRELVLDFGPRLGPEVDDPELLDFPIQVARVVITNREITGRSFGELASWPAGRGVGVRVVLRGGQEIPISPATVLDRGDVVELIGPQPTVERVAREMGQIEIHTASTNLMLVATAIVLGAFIGLPYLMLGTLKLSLTTSVGVLVAGLVFGWLHAVRPAMGKIPDASVNLMTQLGLAGFVAVVGLHAGPIFIDAIQAAGPQLLIGGAAVTLIPLFVAFWFGRYVLRMHPVLLIGAIAGTQTVAPALIAVQERADSQTPVLGYTVPYALANILLTMWGTFIVLLRSQFG
- the glsA gene encoding glutaminase A — its product is MKSQRSLRRTVVLMIFMVAVLPMSPFQAMAREVSTDSATLKRLVQEAYAEFKDVKEGKPADYIPELAKVPPDLFGVVIVTAEGEIYTAGDVDHPFTIQSVSKPFTAALVMQEQGDEAIEEKIGVEPTGQKFNSILATQIMEDISANPLVNSGAIAAVSMVRAKSAGERFNKILHFYDHFSGTKLKVIEEVYKSEAATNQRNRAHAYILEAEERIYSDPIEAVDVYTRQCSIGVTAKQLAVMGATLANNGVNPITQEKVLDPSHVPKVLALMMMAGFYDESGEWAYTAGLPAKTGVGGGIVAVVPGKMAIVGFSPRVNDAGNSVRSAKAIEYIAQRLGANVFGG
- a CDS encoding DcaP family trimeric outer membrane transporter, which codes for MTKKIAMMIALAVGLFAAGLPFSAAEAAEGPPVDIYGFVQMDAIYDFNSVDPNWEATLRPSRIPVNCSGLTPDAGCGEDGNTLFSVRQSRFGAMADFPTDIGQLQTKFEFDLFGVGADEGQTTIRLRHAYGELGSFLAGQTNSLFMDGDVFPNTIDYWGPGGMVFFRNIQFRWTPLKTDHQKFAVALENPGSALDVGNAATPEGWESWSRAPDITAQYRVDQTWGHAQVAGIGRWLGYQNPTIPTGRNSGHELGGGVNLSGSLKTFGKNKLMAQVAYGRGIAAYFNDCCTDLAPNGALTEGEAVPLLGWLVYYDHYWSEQWSSSIGYSAQNQDNTDGQADDAFNNGAYASGNLLWSPTKEVLMGTEVLWGQRENKNGEKGDDTRVQFSAKYNF